Part of the Streptomyces europaeiscabiei genome is shown below.
GTACTCCATCACCGCGGGCGTCGCCGCCGGAGTCGTCTCCTACGTCGCCATCAAGCTCGCCCAGGGCCGGGCGCGGGAGATCGGCGCGTTCATGTGGGGTCTGACGGCGGTCTTCCTCGTATTCTTCGCCCTCAATCCGATCGAGAGCTGGTTGGGGGTGCACTAGGGGTTCGACAGTTCGTCCGTTCGCTGCAGGTCGCAGGTCGCAGGTCGCAGGTCGTGGGTTCGTAACTCCGTAAGTTCGTAACTCCGTAGGTTCGCAAGTCCGCAAGTTCGTTAAGGAGACCGAGAGATGCTGGACATCGCCGAAGAGCTGCACCGGTGGGTCGAGCAGGGACGCGACTTCGCCGTGGCCACCGTGGTGGCCGTCGGCGGCAGTGCGCCCCGCAGTCCGGGCGCCGCCCTGGCGGTGGACGCCGACGGCACGGCGATCGGCTCGGTCTCCGGCGGTTGTGTGGAGGGCGCCGTCTACGACCTGTGCCAACAGGCGTTGAGCGACGGTGAACCGGTCCTCGAACGCTTCGGCTACAGCGACGAGGACGCCTTCGCGGTCGGTCTGACCTGCGGCGGCGTCATCGACATCCTCGTCACACCGGTGCGGGCCGGCGATCCCGTCCGCCCGGTGGTCGCCGCCGCGCTCTCCGCCGCCGCGAGCGGGGAGGCGGCGGCCATGGCCCGGATCGTCTCCGGCCCGGCGGACCTGCGGGGCCGCGCCCTGCTGGTCCGCCCGGACGGCTCGTACGACGGCGGCTACGGCGCCCACCCCGAACTGGACCGCACGGTCGCCGCCGAGGCCCGCGCCCTCCTCGACGCCGGCCGCACGGACACCCTGGAGATCGGAGAGCAGGGGTCACGATGCGGAGCACCGCTCACAGTCCTCGTCGAGTCGTCCGTCCCGCCACCCCGGATGATCGTCTTCGGCGCGATCGACTTCGCGTCGGCGCTGGTCCGCGTCGGTAAGTTCCTCGGCTACCACGTCACGGTCTGCGACGCCCGCCCCGTCTTCGCGACCCGCGCCCGTTTCCCGGAGGCGGACGAGATCGTCGTCGAGTGGCCCCACAGGTATCTGGAGCGCACGGACGTGGACGGCAGGGCCGTCCTCTGCGTCCTCACCCACGACGCCAAGTTCGACGTCCCACTCCTCCAGCTCGCCCTACGGCTCCCCGTCGCCTACGTCGGCGCGATGGGCTCCCGCCGCACCCACCTAGACCGCAACGAACGCCTGCGCCAAGTCGGCCTGACCGAGCTGGAGTTGGCCCGACTCAGGTCTCCGATCGGGCTCGACCTCGGGGCGCGCACACCGGAGGAGACGGCCCTGTCCATCGCCGCAGAGATCGTCGCCGACCGGCGGGGCGGCAGCGGCGTCTCACTGACCGGCGCACACACCCCGATCCACCACGACGGTTCGCCCGGCATCATGGAACTGCCCAGCCTGCGGGTCTCGTGAACCCGAACCCGAACCTGACCCGACCCGAACCCGACCCGAACCCGACCCGAACCCACGCCCGTGACTTGACCCCCAGGGGCGGCAGGGCCGACCGTTGCGATACGACAAGAGCACTACGGGGGCGGACAGTTGGGTACGGCGAGCAGGGGAGAGCGCGCGGAC
Proteins encoded:
- a CDS encoding XdhC/CoxI family protein, coding for MLDIAEELHRWVEQGRDFAVATVVAVGGSAPRSPGAALAVDADGTAIGSVSGGCVEGAVYDLCQQALSDGEPVLERFGYSDEDAFAVGLTCGGVIDILVTPVRAGDPVRPVVAAALSAAASGEAAAMARIVSGPADLRGRALLVRPDGSYDGGYGAHPELDRTVAAEARALLDAGRTDTLEIGEQGSRCGAPLTVLVESSVPPPRMIVFGAIDFASALVRVGKFLGYHVTVCDARPVFATRARFPEADEIVVEWPHRYLERTDVDGRAVLCVLTHDAKFDVPLLQLALRLPVAYVGAMGSRRTHLDRNERLRQVGLTELELARLRSPIGLDLGARTPEETALSIAAEIVADRRGGSGVSLTGAHTPIHHDGSPGIMELPSLRVS